From Pseudomonas sp. FP2335, the proteins below share one genomic window:
- a CDS encoding PAAR domain-containing protein, with amino-acid sequence MDAQAAARLGDEIAHGFGVAAMLAGAVAGALIGAAVIAATVATGGLAVAIMAGSVAAGGLSMFQVVKGLSTIFNLPEPTTGALVAGSFNVYINGLNAMRAGEDIASSCTGLPMNHPVWPFPVLIAEGSATVFINGKPAARLHSKMVCGAHIKSGSPNTFIGGPTVSVAFVLDIEGWMHTGFEALGILAMGGAAILAAMAGLAALAGFVVIGGAVMGGMALLGDLGDRLGPGYRDLLQGVAGMALLGLGPKMAKIGTTPKVRFKPGYTQDDIMAIPQYSRPNPADYLEGSYISKHLKVFQDEGGAFLFTPDDIANPMYTTFSPSKYVMAKSDLHGVVGEFKKTGDLAVLEKALGYDPGTFTGKEIYMMDLNNPKVVMPTGNERGANSLWRPGGVTHPGGMREAVLDNVGIPHGNDINFLLANPDVVRIQ; translated from the coding sequence ATGGATGCGCAAGCAGCAGCCCGCTTGGGTGATGAAATAGCCCACGGATTCGGCGTCGCTGCAATGCTGGCGGGCGCAGTCGCAGGTGCATTGATCGGTGCCGCGGTGATCGCAGCGACAGTTGCCACGGGTGGACTGGCAGTGGCAATCATGGCCGGCTCAGTCGCGGCGGGTGGGCTGTCGATGTTCCAGGTGGTCAAGGGCTTGAGTACCATTTTCAACCTGCCCGAGCCCACGACAGGGGCACTGGTGGCGGGCAGTTTCAACGTCTATATCAACGGCCTCAATGCGATGCGCGCCGGTGAGGATATTGCCTCCTCCTGCACTGGGCTGCCGATGAATCACCCGGTTTGGCCCTTCCCGGTTTTGATCGCCGAAGGCAGTGCCACCGTGTTTATCAACGGCAAGCCGGCAGCACGCCTGCACAGCAAAATGGTGTGCGGTGCCCATATCAAGAGTGGCAGCCCCAATACCTTTATCGGTGGGCCAACCGTCTCGGTCGCCTTTGTGCTGGATATCGAGGGCTGGATGCATACCGGGTTTGAAGCCTTGGGCATCCTGGCCATGGGTGGCGCTGCGATCCTGGCGGCGATGGCCGGGCTGGCTGCCCTGGCCGGGTTCGTGGTAATCGGCGGCGCGGTGATGGGCGGTATGGCGTTGCTGGGCGACCTGGGGGATCGTTTGGGCCCAGGCTATCGGGATTTGCTGCAAGGGGTTGCCGGCATGGCGCTTCTGGGGCTTGGGCCGAAAATGGCAAAAATCGGCACGACCCCCAAGGTGCGGTTCAAGCCGGGTTATACCCAAGACGACATCATGGCGATTCCCCAGTACAGTCGACCGAATCCTGCCGACTATCTTGAGGGTTCTTATATCTCCAAGCACCTCAAGGTGTTTCAGGATGAAGGGGGGGCGTTCCTCTTCACGCCGGATGATATCGCCAACCCGATGTACACAACATTCAGTCCTTCCAAGTACGTCATGGCGAAGTCGGACCTGCACGGCGTTGTCGGCGAATTCAAAAAGACCGGCGACCTTGCGGTCCTGGAAAAGGCCCTGGGTTATGACCCTGGCACCTTTACCGGCAAAGAAATTTATATGATGGACCTGAACAATCCCAAGGTCGTCATGCCAACCGGTAATGAACGCGGAGCCAACTCACTCTGGCGCCCCGGTGGCGTGACCCATCCTGGCGGGATGCGTGAGGCGGTGCTGGACAATGTGGGCATTCCACACGGCAACGACATCAATTTCCTGCTCGCGAACCCAGACGTAGTGAGAATCCAATGA
- a CDS encoding DUF1795 domain-containing protein, with protein sequence MTLYRIQEADLEIPDTWQDQSINIFKLPAVGSAKEASFVISRDASQGDATFADYIDKQVQSAEQQLPEFKLIQRWDTVLHGHAATLVDYTWKREGRELMLRQMFIERKPAVLITTLTTTPGDLASHETAWKIAMSSLKPLVSGA encoded by the coding sequence GTGACCCTCTACAGAATTCAAGAAGCAGACCTCGAAATCCCTGATACCTGGCAGGACCAGAGTATCAATATCTTCAAGCTGCCAGCTGTTGGCAGCGCCAAGGAAGCCAGCTTTGTCATCAGTCGTGATGCCTCCCAAGGTGATGCGACCTTCGCGGATTACATCGACAAGCAAGTGCAAAGCGCCGAGCAGCAATTGCCGGAGTTCAAGTTGATCCAACGCTGGGACACGGTGCTGCATGGACATGCCGCCACACTGGTGGATTACACCTGGAAGCGGGAAGGGCGCGAGCTGATGTTGCGCCAGATGTTTATTGAGCGAAAACCGGCCGTGCTGATTACCACACTGACGACCACGCCGGGTGACCTGGCGTCTCACGAGACGGCCTGGAAAATCGCCATGAGCAGCCTGAAGCCCCTTGTGTCTGGCGCCTGA
- a CDS encoding HU family DNA-binding protein, which produces MRKPELAAAIAEKADLTKEQANRVLNAVLEEITGALHRKDSVTLVGFGTFLQRHRGARTGKNPQTGEPVKIKASNTVAFKPGKSLKDSVNP; this is translated from the coding sequence ATGCGTAAACCAGAACTCGCAGCCGCCATCGCTGAAAAAGCGGATCTCACCAAAGAACAGGCCAACCGCGTCCTCAACGCCGTTCTCGAAGAAATCACCGGCGCCCTGCACCGCAAGGACAGCGTCACCCTGGTTGGCTTCGGCACCTTCTTGCAACGCCACCGCGGCGCCCGCACCGGCAAGAACCCACAGACCGGCGAGCCAGTGAAGATCAAGGCGAGCAACACCGTTGCGTTCAAGCCGGGCAAGTCGCTCAAAGACAGCGTCAACCCGTAA
- a CDS encoding NAD(P)/FAD-dependent oxidoreductase: MNAPVVIIGTGLAGYNLAREFRKLDSETPLLLITADDGRSYSKPMLSTGFGKNKEADGLSMAEPGAMAEQLKAEVRTHTRVSGIDPGHKRLWIGEEAVAYRDLILAWGAETVRVPVEGDAAELIFPINDLEDYARFRAAAAGKRRVLLLGAGLIGCEFANDLILGGYEVELVAPCEQVMPTLLHPAAAAAVQAGLEGLGARFHLGPVLNRLQRGADGLEAHLSDGEVIHCDLVVSAIGLRPRVDLAAAAGLQTNRGVTVDRHLKTSHANIYALGDCAEVDGLNLLYVMPLMSCARALAQTLVGNATAVSYGPMPITVKTPICPLVVSPPPRGSEGVWSVEGQGADIKALCRDASGRLLGYALTGSAVMEKLALNKELPPLLA, encoded by the coding sequence ATGAACGCACCTGTCGTGATCATCGGCACAGGGTTGGCCGGTTACAACCTGGCCCGGGAGTTTCGCAAGCTCGACAGCGAGACCCCATTGCTGCTGATCACCGCCGATGACGGGCGTTCCTACTCCAAGCCCATGCTCTCCACCGGCTTTGGCAAGAACAAGGAAGCCGATGGCCTGAGTATGGCCGAACCCGGCGCCATGGCCGAGCAACTCAAGGCTGAAGTGCGCACCCACACCCGCGTCAGCGGCATCGACCCGGGCCACAAGCGCCTGTGGATCGGCGAGGAAGCGGTGGCCTATCGCGACCTGATCCTGGCCTGGGGCGCCGAGACCGTGCGTGTGCCGGTGGAAGGCGATGCCGCCGAGCTGATATTCCCGATCAACGACCTTGAAGACTACGCACGCTTTCGTGCCGCCGCTGCCGGCAAGCGCCGGGTGTTGCTGCTTGGCGCAGGTCTGATTGGCTGTGAGTTTGCCAACGACCTGATCCTTGGCGGCTACGAAGTCGAACTGGTGGCCCCGTGCGAGCAAGTCATGCCGACCCTGCTGCACCCGGCTGCGGCCGCTGCGGTGCAGGCCGGGCTGGAAGGGCTTGGTGCGCGTTTCCACCTGGGCCCGGTGCTCAACCGCCTGCAGCGCGGTGCTGACGGGCTGGAAGCGCACTTGTCGGACGGTGAAGTGATCCACTGCGACCTGGTGGTCTCTGCCATCGGCCTGCGCCCACGGGTAGACCTGGCTGCTGCCGCCGGTTTGCAGACCAATCGTGGCGTCACGGTGGACCGCCACCTCAAGACCTCCCACGCCAATATCTATGCCCTGGGTGACTGCGCCGAGGTCGATGGCCTGAACCTGCTGTACGTGATGCCACTGATGAGCTGCGCCCGCGCCCTGGCCCAGACCCTGGTCGGCAATGCCACGGCGGTCAGCTACGGACCGATGCCGATTACCGTGAAAACCCCGATCTGCCCGCTGGTGGTCTCGCCGCCGCCACGGGGCAGCGAAGGCGTATGGAGTGTCGAAGGCCAGGGCGCCGACATCAAGGCGCTGTGTCGCGACGCCAGCGGTCGCCTGCTGGGTTACGCGCTGACCGGTAGCGCCGTGATGGAAAAACTGGCGCTCAACAAAGAACTCCCACCATTGTTGGCGTAA
- a CDS encoding rubredoxin: MKKWQCVVCGLIYDEKDGWPDDGIAPGTLWQDVPEDWLCPDCGVGKMDFEMIEIG, translated from the coding sequence ATGAAGAAGTGGCAATGTGTAGTCTGCGGCCTGATCTACGACGAAAAAGACGGCTGGCCGGATGACGGCATCGCGCCGGGCACCCTGTGGCAAGACGTCCCGGAAGACTGGCTGTGCCCTGACTGCGGCGTGGGCAAGATGGATTTCGAAATGATCGAAATCGGTTAA